One part of the Pirellulales bacterium genome encodes these proteins:
- a CDS encoding twin-arginine translocation signal domain-containing protein: MNDDLTRRNFIAASATGAAATLLARPKSASANDANARLRIGVIGAGNRGFNTLTKTLAKLRERGRNLDLVSVADVYSVHRDRFVEFIKEKTGVVPTSHVDYRDLLAEKDLDADCIATPDHWIDGKPPESRS, translated from the coding sequence ATGAACGACGATCTCACTCGACGAAACTTCATCGCGGCCAGCGCGACGGGGGCGGCCGCGACGCTGCTTGCCCGGCCCAAGTCGGCCAGCGCCAACGACGCAAATGCCCGGCTGCGCATCGGCGTGATCGGCGCCGGCAACCGAGGCTTCAACACGCTCACCAAGACGCTGGCCAAACTCCGCGAGCGGGGCCGCAACCTCGATCTCGTCTCGGTGGCCGACGTCTACTCCGTCCATCGCGACCGCTTCGTCGAGTTCATCAAGGAAAAGACCGGCGTCGTTCCGACCTCGCACGTTGACTACCGCGACTTGCTGGCGGAAAAAGACCTCGACGCCGACTGCATCGCCACGCCCGATCACTGGATCGACGGCAAACCGCCGGAAAGCCGGTCGTAG
- a CDS encoding SRPBCC family protein, giving the protein MNQNAIQIVPSPQGQGFRLEARQLLRVNREELFVFFSDANQLETITPPWLRFSVHAPAPIQIRAGTLIDYRLRVHGLPLRWQSRITVWDPPLRFVDEQIRGPYRRWHHEHLFEEADGATLCRDIVDYAVPGGWLIHSLLVRRDVLRIFEFRQQQLQRQFGGG; this is encoded by the coding sequence ATGAATCAGAACGCCATTCAAATCGTGCCTTCGCCGCAGGGCCAAGGATTCCGCCTGGAAGCCCGCCAACTGCTGCGCGTCAATCGCGAGGAGCTGTTTGTTTTCTTCTCCGACGCGAATCAGCTCGAGACCATCACGCCTCCCTGGCTACGATTCTCCGTGCATGCTCCGGCGCCAATCCAAATTCGCGCCGGCACGCTCATCGATTATCGGCTGCGGGTTCACGGCTTGCCGCTTCGTTGGCAAAGCCGCATCACCGTATGGGATCCGCCGCTGCGTTTTGTCGACGAGCAAATCCGCGGCCCATATCGTCGCTGGCATCACGAGCATCTGTTCGAAGAAGCCGACGGCGCTACGCTCTGCCGCGACATTGTGGACTACGCCGTCCCGGGAGGATGGCTTATTCACTCGCTGTTGGTCCGTCGCGACGTCCTGCGGATCTTCGAGTTTCGCCAGCAGCAGCTCCAACGGCAGTTTGGCGGCGGTTGA